AgcaatgtgggactaaatccaccccttCAAAGGCAACACAATGAAGGGCTTGAAGGCTGCAATGAAGGCAACTCAACTCAAATGCCGCAATTAAGCGGATAGGGGCGGACCACAATGAAGGCAGAATTTCCAACACATGCTGTTCTCAATTCACTTCAAATAAACGTCTAGGCATCTACTAACAAAGAATAATTATTTCCTCATTCATAAAACTCATCATTATCACTTCTACTCTACCAAGTGCATCCTAAGGTTTCCGTATCTTACTTGCAACAGGGTGTCAATACTCAATATCACTCCAATCCATTTAACAGGCTAGTTTCTACTTCGATTCACAGAGAAGAAACGATACTTGACATTGATTTGTTACACAAAGGACCATTgtggttttatttttgtggcCACCTATGGTGCAGAACACAGTAAGCAGTAAAAAAAGGTCTAGCTGACTGGCTCTGCTTAACTTTCGAAGGGGTTGGATCCTCTACATTCATTCCATACTCTCTACATCTCCATCTACAGTCTCTATATTTGTAATAAATTCtacttctctttctctttaaCTTGCTGGAGATGAACCATTTCAAATTTGTGAATGAGCATTTGTTATAATACGTTCTCGGGAATGTCAGAGAAAATGATAGTAATTGGAGCTTATTGCACAAACCAAAAGTGTTCATCAAGTGAATGCAATTGAGATGAGAAGACAAACATATTTGCTAACTCCTTCTGTAATGTACTGCCGTCCAGTGAAAGAATGTGATCTGCAGAAGAATACAAGGATCTACTAAATATCCTCAGTCCACAAAAAGCAGCAGCTCCTGCAAAATGATAAAACAACAAACATGAAGAATGGAATGAGGCCTTGGTAAACGATGTACAGATAAGGAAAATGCATAATTTCTCTCACCTGCTGTAAGGTTTACTTGAAATGCTTTACCAAGTCTCCCAGTTACTGCCATAAAGGAATAATGATTATCAGCATGCAAGACAAGTCGCAACAAAGGAAAAGAAATCAACTATATGGTGTAAGGAATAATAATAATCTGTTGTAACTAaagtagaataaaaaaaatattacaaaaatctGACTGCTCATACAGCTCTAGAATCAGGAGTAAGACAACGGTAACATCATGATGTTAAGGTAATACAGGATAGAAAGAAAGACGATTCTTTATAGCCAAGAAAACTTCACTATAAATCTCAATGTGAAGACACTTGGCAATAACATGAGAGAAATCTCAATGTGATTGCATCTACCCCATCTAGAATTGGGAAAGAAGGAGGGGAAGATCTTATCCTATTATCATTGGCATTTAAGAGAATCAAACCAACTTAAAGTAGTGGTTTCCTTTCTCTTCTTCGTTTTGTATGTGTCCTAAATTCATGCAACTATGATCCAGGATTAATTGCTTGTAACATGAGTGTGTCATTCATATTCATTGTGTTATTGTCATGATGTGCAGCATATATTCTAACATATAATAtcagaatatttatttatttgtttcttacAATCGTGATTCCAAAAGATACAAGATGCAATAACCGGCGAAACAACTATTGTGTTGAACTACTAGCCTAGACCAGTTACCAATTAGATTTACTTAAACTACGATACATTAAAGATACCATGTTCCAAAATCAAGAAATTGTATGCACCATGGAAATAAGATTAATTGTAAATGTGCATAAAAGAAACCAAAGTGACAAACCTGTCCATGCAGCAGCACCGGAAACAAGTGAAAAAAcagtgaaattttttatagcaTTAGTTTTGCATGATTGAAGAATGTTTGCTTCATCAGGTGTCAATTTCGCCTAGAAAATAAAGAGGCAGAACTTTAAGAACGCATACACACACAgagtagtttttttaaaaagaattatgAAGGCACATAagctctgtttggataaacagtttaTGGCATACGTGCTTATGTATAATCTTTTTCTATGGCAGCAATAAGaataaagtaaaattgttttcctacaaaatataaactgttttcataggCTATCTTGAATAACTTATGAAAAGATTATGAACAATGTCATAAGTTCTCAAATAAGTCGATCCAGACCGACCCCTAATCAAATTCATCGATGATTATCCTCAAATACGATAAGAAAGTGattcaattcaacaaaagtgaaaGTATTTATGTCGAAATTGCATGAAATTAGAATCAAAAGTGGaatcaatttttgtattaattaaatttatagataaatgatgatgatgatgatttccGTACCCTTTTGGAAATGAGAAGTTGTTCAAGATCGAACAATGCTTCGCCCATTACGTTCCTTCCCTTTGCTGCCTGCCTGCTTCGCTGATCGCTAGTTAGTTTGGGTCATTTTGctctcacaatttttttataaacttatttcatttcaaacattatttttaaattttattcattttctaaCAACAAATTGTTCAATGTTTGCCATTTTatattactaatttaccctttGTGAGAAAAGCTAACAAGTGTCATTCGGGTAAAGGCATTTGATATgaagtttaaaatgaaaattttattttaaaacttgtgTATTCGacatattaaaatatcaaaaaataaatttttttttgcgtgaaagttatcaattatttaattatttttaatctttaGCAAGTGTTGTAATAAGACTTTTTTGTTTAAGGatttaattttgagaaaatgtGTATTTGAGGAaggtaaatataaaatatgagtgaatgttttttttagtcCTAATATCTTTTTGGTCTTGGATTGAGGCATAATTCCTGCACCCTAAATTTAAATTGAAGGAGtatacaaatccaaattcgctaaacacaaaaatgatgaatttgtgaacaaactcacaatatccatattaatattttactttttgaaaaaaaaaatactttttaaatttagaatCGTCTTGGAAACTCATTAGCAAGATCTAATAAAACACACTAAATCAAGCGAACAAATAGACCACTTCTTTTCTCACACTCACACTTTTCATAGGTCTCTGATTTGTCTAAATTTTTACATGTACGGATTTTAAAATATTCCGGACAAACCAAAGTCCTATGAGGAATGTGGGGtgggaaaaataaattagaaacaaaTAACATGAAGAAACAGAACAGAAGGCCCAATAGACATGGTTCCGGTCCATTCCATacatttcttttgattttaggTCTTTCAGTTCATCTCTATAAATAGACAAGCGCCGCGCCGCGCCGCAAGCTCTTCATGCAATTCATatcaatcatgtttttttttgttcgttTATCTTTACTTAGCTACTATCAGTTATAATCATCTTTGTGTTTaatttatctttgatttttgttcATACTTCATATCATCAATCATGtgatgagaaaataaaaaataactgcaACAATATGATGGGATTTATTTCCATGATTCCTATTATTTAACTTTCTCTGAAATTAACTTTTTTGATTCTTCATcggttttttatttattcattcatatttttttaaacagtaAAACTggttttttgaattgaaaaaaaaaaaaaaaaaaaaaaaaagagagaaatgacGAGCTTTACATTGGTCCGTGTTTCTGAATCACCGTGACCGACAAATCTTACCAATTTCTGATCTCTATTgctaaaataattgattttattaaggTTAAGGTTAATTTAGAAGTTTGTTTATGATATCAGGCATGGAAAGAATTGGGAGACTAAGACATCTTgtggtttttaattttatttttagattaatAGTTGAGTTGTAATATTCATGGAAGAAATTGGGTAAAATTGGCAGGTTTGTTTGTTTGCTTTGTATGTTGAATGTGCATGTCATCGACTATTGTTTTTGTAATTGACGAGAAATCACACAATAATAAAGATAGCTAATTATGTCAGACGTTATTTCAAATAATACTGGAAATCCTTGGACAAGCGGTGTGGTGTGACTTCAGCTGGCTATATAATTGATATTAAGTGTTCTTACGTTGAATTGCGTGAATTTTTGTGTATGCACTTTGttaatatatgatatttatGTATGTCATCAGCATGAATATGCATATATTCACAGTGTGCAAGTTAGACTCGAGGATATGTcaataatcttaattttttaaattgtcttTGCATCTTTGGTTAATGACATTCCTTCGTTAGGGACTTGGGTGCACATAGGCAGTCTTTGACGATGTAACCAAGTGAGAATCCTTCCATCCTTCATGATTATTTCTAATATTTCATTTGTAAGAGTAACAACAAGAATTGGTTAATCATTGTCGTCTGGTTTCTAGTAAGGTTTTACGTAAATAGTCATAATCTCCTCTTCGGATAAAATCTAAACACATGAATGAGAAATAGATGGTAAGATTAATAATGTTGTAAATATAAGAATGAGGAGGATCTTGTAGTGCATTTACATGTGGTGATTAGATAAACTACTATTGTAGGTAGTTACTTATGTTTCATTCATTCACTTATAAACAAACCAGCAGTGCTATATGTCCATCCAGAATTACAACATAGGGAATTTACCGCGAAGAATTTCCCACATTAGATAGATAGATTATCCTTTGATTGAAAAAGCGGATGGTGGGGATATAAAAGAGAGAGACAATAAGCAGTAAATGGAATACAACCACTCGGTCAGAgtaattcaaaaattgataagCAGCGACTAATTTCGACAATGATCATTCAGTAATTGACAAACTTACAACATaaagaaaagggaagaaaaaatctaacaatcaaattctcaattctaattcttcttcttcttccctttttATGCTTCCTTTCCCTCAATCACAATGTTTGATTTGTACAAAATTTCAGTAACAGTAAGTTCGAGGAGGATATTGTGACAATTAATCTCCCGCATATATTTTCAGTGAAATCTTATGTTTTGAGTTTGGTTTTATTTGGAATTGTTTATGGGAAAAGGAATGGTGAATTCTTTCTTATAGAAACATTGGAAAATCTTCCATTTTCTGTGAGTTTCCTTGATCACATCCCTCATCAACAAATAGGAAACTCAATGTCATTAACCAACCATCTACCCTAAAATCTTTATGATGACATATTCTAACAATGTTTCAAATCAAGTGTCTCAATATTCATATTTGTATGCAGACTTGGTCACTTGGAAAGTTTGGAATTAATTGATCTAATCCACAAAGAATCATACTATGTTGAAACTGAGCTTATTAAATGGTTTATTGCGTGTATAATAAGATGCTGCAGATTGACCGATCATGTCCATTGTCCTTCTCAATGCTAGGGAGTGCCACATTGCCCCTTCCAAAACTCAAGAACCCAACATTTTCAGTTGGAAGAATGTCAAACCAGAAGATTTAAATTCAAAAAGTTACAaggataattaattatgttgatgaagTACCAATGAATATTGTTTGGAGTTCATcaactaatacttatgatttaACATTCTAATGTTGTAATGTATTAATGTCGGGAAATGCAAGCAGTTGTTGACTCTCGTACACAGCTCTTGTTTCTCAGTAACACAATGGGAAAAATCAAACAAGGGAGTGAAAGATTGTTCCCTTTATGTTTGATTATAAAGGGAGTATTtacaatttaaattattaaattatccattaaataaactcaattgagtttttttatataactCAATTGAATTTATAGAGTATATGCTatatagtaatagtaataaaataatataagtatATGTTTTTACACGGAACTCATATTTATCACTtatcaataaattaaaataagtgttCAAAAATGTATTAACGGATTTTCGCATATAGAAAATTTTGTAGTACTAAATTGAttctatgattttattttataatattactattttttaaaggagcttggtgcaaatattttaacaagtTTTTGAAGTTATTGAcctattataatataataattttgtcactgcaaaattaattaaaattaatagcaaatgataaaaatgaaaaatgattataattataataattctaTAGCATAGCTAAAAACTATATATGTCCTCACTGATGATGTTTCACAATACAACGACATATGTTTCGCTGCGCTACCCGCGCTTTACCAGGGGTATCGCTAGTGAAGTTGtgaaattaaattgatattaaaattaaattgatattaaaaTCACTCATACTTTATTTATAGTTAAAAACTTTTCTTATTAGTCAAATGACATGACCTACAATGTCCATCCTTTACTCGACTATACAGGTAGTGCATGAATTTCCCTTGTTGGGGTGATCATGGTGCTCCATATTTTGGCTCTTAGCTTCCAATTTCACGGCATGATCTATTGACAAGGTCACAAACATTATTTATATCTATCGCCTTTTGTGGTTAAGGGTGATATAAAACATTTGACCTCGTTGTCCAGTAGAGTTTTGACTTAGTTTGAGATCGTTAAACACACGTTCTTAGTCAATAGACTTGAGAGCAAATCAATTTTCCTTTGCTCTTATGTCCTAGCTTTTGCATAACCTTCCATTGATTGAAAGTTTtccttgcctaatcattaattGTCTATCTATTGATGTCACTTAGAAGGATAATTATTTGTAGGCGTAAACAAAGATAAACTAGAATTCTCCCAAACTATAGGGAGTAAATTgtatttaaccctttattccATACAATCAAAGGTAAACTAGCTATTTGAAAATTCTTGCAAACACCGTCTTCTCATAATATCGAAGGAGATTCCGTCTTCAATTTTCAGAAACTAACATTTCTCTCCCTCTCTGACATTTTATTAACATTTCCCACTCCccatactaaaaataaaaaattgtgtctGAAATGCAAGTAAACACGTAGAAAAGTGATAATTAGACAACTTTCTATCcagaagtttttattttttttgttttaagtaaaAAGTTATCCcgttttttattgtttaaactCCTAAGGAAATGGCCAAAATTCTTATGCATAGCCTTGGACCAATTTTGTCTTGACTCTAGTCTTGGGTATCCACTTTATAGTTCATTTCATATCATATGATATCTTTCCTCCTTATTGAGTATGGCTATCGAAATGGCAATGACCACCATGTCCCACACACACAATCGCATAACAACACATCCTCAACTATTAACAACACTTTCATCTTCCACAACACTTTCTCACCTTAAACAAATCCATGCACAAATCCTCCACTCCAACACAACCCCCGAAAACACCAACACCCTCCTTTCAAAACTCGCTCTTTCTATTTGCACcctctcttcttcctcctcaAGCCTCCACTACGCTCTCtccgttttctcccaaatccCAAACCCACATACCCATTTCTCCAATCAACTCCTTCGTCATCTCTCTCGCAGTTCCTTCCCTGAAAAGACCATTTTTCTATATCATAACCTTAGAGCTATTAACGCTTTCGCTCTTGACCGCTTTAGTTTCCCTTCATTGTTGAAAGCTGTTTCTAAAGTTTCTGCTTTTAATCATGGCTTGGAGATTCATGGTCTTGCTTCAAAGCTTGGATTCGTTGACGACCCTTTTATTCAAACCGGGTTAATTGCAATGTACGCGTCGTGCCGCCGCATAATGGATGCACGGTTactgtttgataaaatgtgtcaCCCGGATGCTGTTGCTTGGAATATGATAATTGATGGGTATGCTATATACTAACATTAAGAGCTTATTTCGATTAACATATTTGAACTTATATACTAACATTAAAAGAAGgggcatgtttggattggcttattttagGTTATCTATTGTCATAAGCACTTGTGGCACTGTTTagaagaacttatgaaaatagcatACAACATGTTCAcgagctgttttcagcttattttccaTAAGCTTTCCAAGATagtttataaaaacaacttattgcttatatgaaaacaattttgactttattttatattgtgttatagaaataacttattcataaacgcttatatgataagcacttaCGCCATAGCCTGCATATTAAGTTGTTTGTCCAATCAAAGCCAAGTACTTCTAAAACTATTTGGGAGAggttatggaaacaacttatgatttGTTATTAAGCTGTTTTTGTCTTATTTCCGTAAGCTATCCATGATAACTTATACggaaacaatttgactttattttatttttaggtataGGAATAGCTATGTATAAgtacttatatgataagtgtttataGTATAagcatttaattaagttgtttatccttAGAGAGCCTAAATACTCACAAGCATTCAAgttgttactttttttaataagattttttttgaaacaggTACTGCCAGAATGGTCATTATGATGATGCTTTAAGGCTCTTTGAAGATATGAGGAGCTCTGATATGAAACCTGATTCTGTTATCCTTTGTACTGTGCTTTCTGCTTGTGGCCATGCTGGAAATTTAAGCTATGGCAGAACAATTCACGAGTTTGTTAAGGATAATGGTTATGCTATTGACTCACATTTACAGACTGCTCTCATTAACATGTATGCAAATTGTGGTGCAATGGATTTGGCTAGGAAAATATATGACGGACTCTCATCGAAACATTTGATAGTTTCAACTGCAATGCTTTCTGGTTATGCAaaacttggaatggttaaggATGCTCGTTTCATATTTGACCAAATGATTGAAAGGGACTTGGTGTGTTGGAGTGCCATGATATCTGGTTATGCTGAAAGTGATCAGCCTCAAGAGGCTCTTAAATTGTTCGATGAAATGCTACAGAAGAGATCAGTGCCTGATCAGATCACAATGTTGAGTGTCATTTCTGCTTGTTCTCATGTTGGCGCACTTGCTCAAGCAAATTGGATTCATACCTATGTAGATAGAAGTGGTTTTGGAAGAGCTCTATCTGTTAACAATGCACTGATTGATATGTATGCCAAATGTGGGAACTTGGTCAAAGCAAGAGAGGTATTTGAGAATATGCCTAGAAAAAATGTGATATCTTGGTCCAGTATGATCAATGCATTTGCAATGCATGGGAATGCAGATAGTGCTATAAAACTTTTCCGTAGGATGAAAGAAGTAAATATTGAACCCAATGGTGTTACATTTATAGGCGTCCTTTATGCTTGCGGTCATGCGGGTTTAGTTGAGGAAGGTGAGAAATTATTTTCATCCATGATTAATGAGCATGGAATCTCTCCGACCCGTGAGCACTATGGTTGCATGGTTGACCTGTATTGTCGAGCCAATTTCTTGAGAAAAGCTATTGAGCTTATCGAGACAATGCCTTTTGCGCCAAATGTTATCATTTGGGGATCCCTTATGTCTGCTTGTCAAGTTCACGGGGAGGCTGAGTTAGGGGAATTTGCTGCCAAACGGCTTCTTGAGTTAGAGCCTGATCATGATGGAGCCCTTGTGGTTTTGTCAAACatatatgccaaagaaaaaAGGTGGAATGATGTTGGGCTGATCAGGAAATCAATGAGTTATAAAGGTATCTCAAAGGAGAAGGCGTCTAGCAGGATTGAAATAAACAATCAGGTGCATATGTTTATGATGGCTGATAGATATCATAAACAGTCAGATGAGATATATGAGAAGTTAGATGAGGTAGTCAGTAAATTGAAGTTGGTCGGCTACAAACCTAGTACTTCAGGCATTTTGATTGATTTAGAAGAGGAAGATAAAAAAGAATTGGTTCTATGGCATAGTGAAAAGTTAGCAGTTTGCTATGGGCTAATTAGTAGGAGGAATGAATCCTGCATTCGCATTGTTAAAAATCTTAGAATATGTGAGGATTGTCATTCCTTTATGAAGTTGGTCTCGAAGGTGTATCAAATAGAGATTGTTGTAAGAGATAGGACTAGGTTTCACCATTGTAGTGGTGGTATTTGTTCTTGTAGAGACTACTGGTGATTCATTTGTATTAGTGAATGGAACTACACTGCTGCATCTCCATTTTTGTCTCTGTCCTGTACATATCATAGCATGTACTGGAACTTACTGAAGGTTCACTGCTacaaattgtcaaaaaaaaaatcttaatttttggATTCAAAATACTATGAAGTGGCTTGGAGGTAGATAGTCTTGCTCATTGGAAATTTGGCCACGTTATTTACAGGTATGCCACACCAATCTTGGAATATGGTTCTGAGCAAAGAGTTTATATAACTTAATGGTAGAGGTTTGAGATCTCACGAAGAGAAGTAATGTTCACCAATCAAATATCCATTCAAGACTGAGCTTAGTGTTTGTATATGTGAAGCATAGGTCTAAACCTTGGTGAGAGTCAAGAGTTGTCTTAGATGATGACTGGTGAGTGTGTAGTGCGCGTTTCTCATCCATAATCAAAATAGGCGCAGCCTTAATTGTCAActgtagtttttcttttttgaccaTGCTATTGGTGTGAAGTATCCAAGTCAAGTTCCACTTGGACCAGCATAATGTTGCTATTGCCAATTATAGTTGGTATAATATAAGAGAGATCGGTGTAAAAAAAgtgtggaaaaaataaaaattttaaaatttaataatcatTTAATGTTCTGCTTTGTTTATGGTTGAGAGCTTTGGCAAGATACTTTTGTGATATAATTTTGGTTATTGATTTATGTTGACCCTCTTAGTAAAATATTGATCCAACTTGTTTAGTGGGAGTAACTTAAGATCTCACTCAAGGATCtaaaaaactatatttaaaGAGTGTGGCTGTCATTTGTTATTTGTGGAATATCTAAcctaacaattaaaaaattcatcaaacgtCACTTTTGACTTACGAAGTACGTTAGCTTCTTttacatttttgaaaaataaaaacagatatGCAGTATTTTGTATCCATGTGAATCATTTGGAGAGGGTACTGTTGTTAAGATAACATGGAAAACAAAGTAGAAGATAACCCAAAATCAGAAGTGTTTGTGTGTTGAATGACTAAGTTTTGAGAGAGAATGGTTATTGATCATTTTCATGCAGAATATAATTGGGATTCACTTCTGTTGCCAAGAAAGGAAGCACAAACCATAGAAAggtaaaaggaaaagaaaataaacagtTGGTATGAAATAAGAGTCCataaatatacatacatacaagaGGACAAAATGAAAAAGCATAACCACAAAAAAGgtaattaaacatttatttcAACCATACCAAAAACGGAGTGATGGTGTGTCCTATTCCAACCTTTCCAATCTCCTCTGTTTTTTATTCACCACCTACTTGGGAAGTGGAAGTTGACCTCGTACTGTGTTTGTTTGATGAAGACAACTCAGTTGACCTTCTCCTGAGTATCTGTCTCATACCATCAGCAACACAAACTGCAGGATTTGATTTAATCTTACGACAGAACAACATGTGAGCTTTTATTGCTTCTTCCATTGCAAATGTCTTTTTCCCTCTAATAGCTTCATCTCTAACAGCTTCTGAACACAACCCACATAACCAttttccatcaaattttgacTTCACTTCACTGATGTAGTCTTGAGTGCAATCCTCTTTCAAGCCGCAACACTCACACTTCGCTGATTCGATTTCCATATCGAATGAAAAAAGCCGTTGGTATCTTATCTAAGGTTGAAGTTTTTATAAGGATGAGAATATTTGAATGAAGAAGAACGACAGAATATTGCAACCCACGTGTTAGTTAGTTATTTTGGTTGGATTCAAGTTCAATGATGAGTGATGACAAAGAAGGGTTTTATTTATATCTGGTATGTTGCTGAGTTTTCTAATTTGGGATTGATTGTGTTGTTAGTTGGTCCTTCAAGCACAAGCAAGTGTTTGTTGTTCAACAAGAGCTTTTATGGTGTTTGAAATGAGAGAAAAAGAGGTGCAATTATGCAAAAATGTAAGTAGGGAAGAGTGTAATAATTTCTTCCATGTTCTAAGGTACGTGGGGGCTATGGATAATAAGACGAGGCATGTTGGAGGGGCCTTCTTTTTGGCCCTCCTTACCATGGAATGCCCAAATTGTTGTCAAATACTACTACTACTCTGTCTTTTTTATAAGGATTAACAAATAGACTATTTTTAGTTTCTGATTATAACAAACATCAACcaatttttaagaatattaacCGGGTAATAGTCACTTTGGTTGAATTTGTAACAAGTAATCACAATAGTCTTTCAATCTATCGAAATTCTGAAATAGTTCCTGAGTGTACACTCTGTTGGTCAAAATAGTAATTGACGCTAAAATAATCCTTCAATTCTCAAAATAAATCTTTTCATACCGGAAACGATATGACAGTAAATAAGTATTTGTAAAATTGatatgacaaaaaataaatatattgaatgactaatatgacaatattaacaaaatattttattgtgagagactattttgataaataaagtgtacaatcaaagactattttaaaatttcgatacattGAGGGACGATTGTGACTAATATTTACACATTCAGgaaccaaaatgactattactcCAATATTAATTTGAGTATAGAAtttattttagggtttaatTGATATACACacgttgtaaaaaaaattatatgctaAAAAGTGTTTAAATGTGTTGAACTCAAATATACAAGGATTTATAACCTTTCCactacgaaaaaaaaaaaaatctaactatGTAACCTTTCTCAAATGTATCTCCCTTAACTGCTAAGAAAATGAACAATCTCCTAACTCCATAACATGAACTGTCTACAAAGGACCAACAGGAAGGGTGGAATTGAGCTTTGAGGTGGGGGGGCCGCTTATAATATGAGTGAATAATTGCTATACTTGTCTCTACGTTCAAAATGTTCATTTATTTATCAGATCATAACATGTGTtcattgattttatattttcgcaagaagaaatagaaaagtaaagcattttgttgaaaatttgtTCTTCAATCTTGATGATTTAGGTTTGATACTCAGACATATGGGaagataaaaacattttttttattgattaaaattcatatggATCTCACTAAATTATGTGAAACTCTAACGGCAAAATATAAGGTGTTTGTGGTGTATGTTGTTATCACTTTAAATAAtagtaatgaaaaaataaaaatctaactCTTTGTTGATTTCTTATCGTATTAGGTTGGAGTTCTAATTGGGGGTGCCCAAACTCATTTTCATAGCTCATATACATATCATTTTAGTTTATACAACCACTTTCTtctattttcctttctttctttatttttttaacttttccaTTTACTTTTCCAACTATCGACAAATCTACTTTATAAAACTGAGATGAGACAAGAACATGTTAATGTTGCGTAGTTGTTTTAGATATAAGAATCGTATGcctattcttttttcttttttttaattattgatcTATGATCTTAGTTAATACGTTTCTAAGCTTTCAATTTGTCTTCCTATTACTTGACTATGATCTTCTAAtaatcctttatttattttctagatTCCAATGTTAAAGAAGAGAAAACTATGAGAAACTCTTAGAACGTTGCATCATAGACTGGTCTTGTTTGTTTGGTTaccttaattatatatattctatGAATGTTGactaatataattaatataatgaTTTTTCTTATAGTGGCCATGTAATGGTTCATGCCCATTAGCTTAATTTACTTAATAATGTAAGGAAGGTCctatcatatcataatcaataaaaagCTTGAAGCAAACATCATTGACTACACGGCTAAGCAAACATCATATGTATGTAAATTTTAATCCTTTTCTCTTTGTATAGTCCTTTTCTTAATTATTGTCTGATAGTGCTTATATTCATGGTCATTATGAGAGTGTATCATCAGAGTTTTATGAGAAAAATCCATAAAGATTATAGTTTTGAATCTGGAAATAGCTCTTTTCTTGACGGTTCTCCACTGATTGTGACA
Above is a genomic segment from Medicago truncatula cultivar Jemalong A17 chromosome 5, MtrunA17r5.0-ANR, whole genome shotgun sequence containing:
- the LOC11441452 gene encoding pentatricopeptide repeat-containing protein At4g14820, yielding MAIEMAMTTMSHTHNRITTHPQLLTTLSSSTTLSHLKQIHAQILHSNTTPENTNTLLSKLALSICTLSSSSSSLHYALSVFSQIPNPHTHFSNQLLRHLSRSSFPEKTIFLYHNLRAINAFALDRFSFPSLLKAVSKVSAFNHGLEIHGLASKLGFVDDPFIQTGLIAMYASCRRIMDARLLFDKMCHPDAVAWNMIIDGYCQNGHYDDALRLFEDMRSSDMKPDSVILCTVLSACGHAGNLSYGRTIHEFVKDNGYAIDSHLQTALINMYANCGAMDLARKIYDGLSSKHLIVSTAMLSGYAKLGMVKDARFIFDQMIERDLVCWSAMISGYAESDQPQEALKLFDEMLQKRSVPDQITMLSVISACSHVGALAQANWIHTYVDRSGFGRALSVNNALIDMYAKCGNLVKAREVFENMPRKNVISWSSMINAFAMHGNADSAIKLFRRMKEVNIEPNGVTFIGVLYACGHAGLVEEGEKLFSSMINEHGISPTREHYGCMVDLYCRANFLRKAIELIETMPFAPNVIIWGSLMSACQVHGEAELGEFAAKRLLELEPDHDGALVVLSNIYAKEKRWNDVGLIRKSMSYKGISKEKASSRIEINNQVHMFMMADRYHKQSDEIYEKLDEVVSKLKLVGYKPSTSGILIDLEEEDKKELVLWHSEKLAVCYGLISRRNESCIRIVKNLRICEDCHSFMKLVSKVYQIEIVVRDRTRFHHCSGGICSCRDYW
- the LOC11442723 gene encoding uncharacterized protein; the protein is MEIESAKCECCGLKEDCTQDYISEVKSKFDGKWLCGLCSEAVRDEAIRGKKTFAMEEAIKAHMLFCRKIKSNPAVCVADGMRQILRRRSTELSSSNKHSTRSTSTSQVGGE